A genome region from Nocardiopsis exhalans includes the following:
- a CDS encoding heavy metal translocating P-type ATPase, whose product MDTTRNDPPDTGEEHTGQHDHAGHGDHVGQFRRLFWIMLALALPVVGFNEMFAHLVGYRLPDAAWVWWVSPVLGTLVYFWGGQPFLVGAVSEIRSRKPGMMLLIGLAITVAFISSWGASLRILDHELNFWWELALLVVIMLLGHWIEMRSLAQTTSALDSLAALLPDEADKLEGEEVVKVAPADLLVGDVVIVRPGSSVPADGKIVDGSASIDESMVTGESKPVRRGKGENVVAGTVATDSGLRVQVTAIGEDTALAGIQKLVTDAQASSSRAQRIADVAAAWLFWFALTAAAITAIVWSLFGLPDMAVVRTITVLVIACPHALGLAIPLVVSISTERAARGGVLIKDRLALESTRTVQAVLFDKTGTLTKGEPTVTAVEPAEGRDQDEVLALAAAAEADSEHPLARAIRGAAASRELRPPRTQDFSSSPAVGVKATVEGAVIEVGGPHLLQQRGVAEEPVASRWRAEGAIILHVLAEGQVIGALRLADEIRPESRETVGALHAAGLQVVMITGDAQAVADTVASDLGIDRVFAGVRPEDKAAKVAELMNEGKKVAMVGDGVNDAPALAQADVGIAIGAGTDVAIGSAGVILASSDPRSVLSVIELSRASYRKMQQNLWWAAGYNLISVPLAAGVLAPIGFVLPMSIGAILMSASTVVVALNAQLLRRLDLAPAHSAARFTASGDDR is encoded by the coding sequence ATGGACACCACACGAAACGACCCGCCCGACACTGGTGAGGAGCACACCGGCCAGCACGATCACGCCGGTCACGGTGATCACGTCGGGCAGTTCCGGCGGTTGTTCTGGATCATGCTCGCCCTGGCCCTCCCGGTGGTGGGCTTCAACGAGATGTTCGCCCACCTGGTCGGCTACCGGCTGCCGGATGCCGCGTGGGTCTGGTGGGTCTCGCCGGTGCTGGGAACGCTCGTCTACTTCTGGGGAGGCCAGCCCTTCCTGGTCGGCGCGGTCTCGGAGATCCGCTCCCGGAAGCCGGGCATGATGCTGCTGATCGGCCTGGCGATCACCGTGGCGTTCATCTCCTCCTGGGGCGCCAGCCTGCGCATCCTCGACCACGAGCTGAACTTCTGGTGGGAACTGGCACTGCTGGTCGTCATCATGCTGCTGGGCCACTGGATCGAGATGCGCTCCCTGGCCCAGACCACCTCCGCACTGGACTCGCTCGCCGCCCTGCTGCCCGACGAAGCCGACAAGCTCGAGGGCGAGGAGGTCGTCAAGGTCGCCCCCGCCGATCTGCTGGTCGGTGACGTGGTCATCGTTCGTCCCGGCTCCTCGGTGCCCGCCGACGGAAAGATCGTCGACGGCTCGGCATCGATCGACGAGTCCATGGTCACCGGAGAATCCAAACCCGTGCGCCGCGGGAAGGGGGAGAACGTCGTCGCCGGTACGGTCGCCACCGACTCCGGGCTGCGAGTCCAGGTCACCGCCATCGGCGAGGACACCGCGCTGGCCGGTATCCAAAAGCTCGTCACCGATGCCCAGGCCTCCTCCTCCCGCGCCCAGCGCATCGCGGACGTGGCCGCCGCCTGGCTGTTCTGGTTCGCGCTCACAGCCGCGGCGATCACCGCGATCGTGTGGTCGCTGTTCGGACTGCCCGACATGGCGGTGGTGCGCACCATCACGGTCCTGGTCATCGCCTGCCCCCACGCGCTCGGCCTGGCCATTCCGCTCGTGGTCTCCATCTCCACCGAACGCGCCGCCCGCGGCGGTGTGCTCATCAAGGACCGCCTCGCCCTGGAATCCACGCGCACCGTGCAGGCGGTGCTCTTCGACAAGACCGGAACCCTGACCAAGGGCGAGCCCACGGTCACCGCCGTCGAACCCGCCGAAGGCCGCGACCAAGACGAGGTGCTGGCTCTGGCCGCCGCAGCCGAAGCCGACAGCGAGCACCCGCTGGCCAGGGCCATCCGGGGCGCCGCTGCCTCCCGTGAACTGCGTCCGCCCAGGACACAGGACTTCTCCTCCTCCCCGGCGGTCGGGGTCAAGGCCACCGTCGAGGGTGCGGTGATCGAGGTCGGCGGACCCCACCTGCTCCAACAGCGCGGCGTAGCCGAAGAGCCGGTCGCCAGCCGCTGGCGCGCCGAAGGGGCGATCATCCTGCACGTCCTGGCAGAGGGACAGGTCATCGGAGCGTTGCGCCTGGCAGACGAGATCCGGCCCGAGTCACGTGAGACCGTCGGCGCCCTGCACGCCGCGGGCCTGCAGGTGGTGATGATCACCGGCGACGCCCAGGCCGTCGCCGACACCGTCGCCAGCGACCTGGGCATCGACCGCGTCTTCGCCGGTGTCCGCCCCGAGGACAAGGCCGCCAAGGTCGCCGAGCTCATGAACGAGGGCAAGAAGGTCGCCATGGTCGGCGACGGGGTCAACGACGCCCCCGCCCTGGCCCAGGCCGACGTGGGCATCGCCATCGGTGCGGGCACCGACGTCGCGATCGGCTCCGCGGGCGTCATCCTGGCCTCGTCCGATCCCCGCTCGGTGCTCTCGGTGATCGAACTCTCGCGCGCCTCCTACCGGAAGATGCAGCAGAACCTGTGGTGGGCCGCGGGCTACAACCTCATCTCCGTTCCGCTGGCGGCCGGAGTCCTCGCGCCCATCGGGTTCGTCCTGCCGATGAGCATCGGCGCGATCCTGATGTCCGCCTCGACCGTCGTGGTCGCCCTGAACGCGCAGCTCCTGCGGCGCCTGGATCTCGCCCCGGCCCACAGCGCCGCACGCTTCACCGCAAGCGGCGACGATCGGTGA
- a CDS encoding C40 family peptidase, which produces MSFAAVANAEPEPTKEEVEERIEELLQESSTLVQEYNEAQEYHDAVEAKLDEADGQIDSEEERYEELRSKVVELASASYQSNDPDSVTAALFVDDPSQIYEQSADLSYLSEARRLELEAFAESDARLGALKTDAAEAYEEAAEQLEELDQRKEEVEESLAEQEELLATFEGENPTAGGESPTGPAPTYTGSASGDARTAVEFAYSKIGTPYLWGGTGPNGYDCSGLTQASWAAAGVSISRTTYTQYNMPNTVGWEDIQPGDILFFFPDLGHNGLYVGNGLMVHAPSSGKTVSEVRLADYWAQHFVGARRP; this is translated from the coding sequence ATGTCGTTCGCCGCCGTGGCGAACGCCGAGCCCGAACCCACCAAAGAAGAGGTCGAGGAGCGGATCGAGGAACTGCTCCAGGAATCCAGCACTCTCGTCCAGGAGTACAACGAGGCACAGGAGTACCACGACGCGGTCGAGGCGAAGCTCGACGAGGCCGACGGCCAGATCGACTCAGAAGAGGAGCGCTACGAGGAGTTGCGTTCCAAGGTCGTCGAACTCGCCAGCGCCAGCTACCAGTCCAATGACCCCGACTCGGTGACCGCGGCATTGTTCGTAGACGATCCGTCCCAGATCTACGAGCAGTCCGCCGACCTGTCCTACCTCTCCGAAGCCAGAAGACTGGAGCTGGAGGCCTTCGCTGAGAGCGACGCCCGTCTGGGCGCTCTCAAGACCGACGCGGCTGAGGCCTATGAGGAGGCCGCCGAGCAGCTCGAAGAGCTCGACCAGCGCAAGGAGGAAGTGGAGGAGAGCCTCGCAGAGCAGGAGGAGCTGCTCGCCACCTTCGAGGGGGAGAACCCCACGGCGGGAGGCGAGTCGCCGACGGGACCCGCACCCACCTACACCGGCTCCGCCTCAGGCGACGCCCGCACTGCCGTGGAGTTCGCCTACAGCAAGATCGGCACGCCCTACCTGTGGGGCGGAACCGGCCCCAACGGCTATGACTGCTCGGGGCTGACCCAGGCGTCCTGGGCGGCCGCCGGGGTGAGCATCTCCCGGACCACCTACACCCAGTACAACATGCCCAACACCGTGGGCTGGGAGGACATACAGCCGGGCGACATCCTCTTCTTCTTTCCGGACCTGGGCCACAACGGCCTCTATGTCGGCAACGGTCTGATGGTGCACGCACCCAGCAGCGGCAAGACCGTTTCCGAGGTGCGCCTCGCGGACTACTGGGCCCAGCACTTCGTCGGCGCCCGACGTCCCTGA
- a CDS encoding DUF305 domain-containing protein, whose amino-acid sequence MMTLLKNALVPSAAAFAATVLLGACAGAQEDSAPPASDTSEQESSEFNDADVVFAQMMIPHHEQATAMAELAQSRAGDEVRALAEDIEAEQGPEIEQMNALLESWGNEPMEGMDHGGMAGVMSEEQMAELEAAEGDEFDTMFLEMMIEHHEGAIDMAQTQLVEGTNPEARALAEDIIDAQRAEIELMNEMLGSGAGDQEGDDDESPSEEGHDGH is encoded by the coding sequence ATGATGACACTCCTGAAGAATGCCCTGGTGCCCTCGGCGGCCGCCTTCGCCGCCACCGTCCTGCTGGGCGCGTGCGCAGGCGCGCAGGAGGACTCCGCTCCTCCGGCTTCGGACACCTCCGAGCAGGAGTCCTCGGAGTTCAACGACGCCGATGTCGTGTTCGCCCAGATGATGATCCCGCACCACGAGCAGGCCACCGCCATGGCGGAACTGGCACAGAGCCGGGCGGGGGACGAGGTCCGGGCGCTGGCCGAGGACATCGAGGCCGAACAGGGGCCAGAGATCGAGCAGATGAACGCTCTCCTGGAGTCTTGGGGCAACGAACCGATGGAGGGCATGGACCACGGCGGCATGGCCGGGGTGATGTCCGAGGAGCAGATGGCGGAGCTGGAGGCGGCCGAAGGAGACGAGTTCGACACCATGTTCCTGGAGATGATGATCGAGCACCACGAGGGCGCCATCGACATGGCACAGACCCAGCTGGTGGAGGGCACCAACCCCGAAGCGCGTGCTCTGGCCGAGGACATCATCGACGCGCAGCGGGCCGAGATCGAGCTGATGAACGAGATGCTCGGATCCGGCGCAGGTGACCAAGAGGGCGATGACGATGAGTCACCCTCCGAGGAAGGACACGACGGACACTGA